The following are from one region of the Cetobacterium somerae genome:
- the mgsA gene encoding methylglyoxal synthase: MKKIALIAHDNMKPEMVSFAKKYEHILAKYPLVSTGTTGLRIMEATNLQIQRFKSGPIGGDQQIGAEVATDNIAAVLFFRDPLTSQPHEPDISALIRVSDVHKVPIATNLASAELLIVGLDK, translated from the coding sequence ATGAAAAAAATAGCATTAATCGCTCACGACAACATGAAACCAGAAATGGTTAGCTTTGCGAAAAAATATGAGCACATCTTGGCAAAATACCCTCTTGTTTCAACTGGTACAACTGGACTTAGAATTATGGAGGCAACTAACTTACAAATTCAACGCTTCAAATCAGGACCTATAGGTGGCGATCAACAAATTGGTGCCGAAGTAGCCACTGATAATATCGCAGCTGTTTTATTTTTTAGAGATCCTTTAACATCTCAACCGCACGAACCCGATATCTCAGCACTTATCAGAGTTTCTGATGTTCATAAAGTTCCAATTGCTACAAATTTAGCTTCTGCTGAATTGCTTATTGTTGGTTTAGATAAATGA
- a CDS encoding nicotinate phosphoribosyltransferase yields MGRERVLTDFAKVINSDRYQYTESDIFLMENMEEKEAIFDMYFRKTEDGGFAVVSGVQEVIELIEILNETSEDEKREYFSKIIEEKHLLEYLVKMKFTGNLYAMRDGEIVYPNEPIISIKAPLIQAKILETPILNLMNMQLAIATKASRITRAAHPIPVSSFGSRRAHGFDSAVSGTKASIIGGCLSHSNIVTEYKYGVQSVGTMAHSFIQAFGVGALAEKKAFDTFIKHRRERKANSLILLIDTYNTLGIGLKNAIQSFKDNGIDDSYKGNYGIRIDSGDLAYLSKKCRKELDAAGLKKAKIFLTNSLNESLIKSLKEQGACVDIFGVGDAIAVSKSNPCFGGVYKIVEIDYKPVIKLSEDVIKISNPGFKEVYRIYDREGFAYADLITLVNNDSDKEKLLRGEDLLIRDEKYEFKSSLLKKGEYTYKKITREFVKNGVVMEESSQLMDVLNSRDYYLDSLNKISDERKRLENPHQYKIDLSKDLLELKYNLIKEIKSQIN; encoded by the coding sequence ATGGGGAGAGAAAGAGTTTTAACAGATTTCGCAAAAGTTATTAATTCTGATAGGTATCAATATACAGAAAGTGATATTTTTCTAATGGAAAACATGGAAGAAAAAGAAGCTATATTTGATATGTACTTTAGAAAAACTGAAGATGGAGGTTTTGCTGTTGTATCAGGAGTACAAGAAGTAATTGAGTTAATTGAAATTTTAAATGAAACGAGCGAGGATGAAAAAAGAGAATATTTCTCTAAGATAATAGAGGAAAAACATCTATTAGAATATTTAGTAAAAATGAAATTTACGGGAAATCTTTATGCAATGAGGGACGGAGAAATAGTTTATCCAAACGAGCCTATAATTTCAATAAAAGCACCGTTAATTCAAGCTAAAATTTTAGAAACACCAATTTTAAATTTAATGAATATGCAATTAGCTATAGCAACAAAAGCTTCAAGAATAACAAGAGCAGCCCATCCAATTCCTGTAAGTTCTTTTGGAAGTAGAAGAGCTCATGGTTTTGATAGTGCAGTATCGGGAACTAAGGCCTCAATAATAGGTGGATGCTTATCACATTCAAATATAGTTACAGAATATAAATATGGAGTTCAGAGTGTTGGAACAATGGCTCACTCATTTATACAAGCTTTTGGTGTTGGAGCTTTAGCTGAAAAAAAGGCATTTGATACTTTTATAAAGCATAGAAGAGAAAGAAAAGCTAACTCTTTAATACTATTAATAGATACATATAATACGTTAGGAATAGGATTAAAAAATGCAATTCAAAGTTTTAAAGATAATGGAATAGATGATTCTTATAAAGGGAATTATGGAATAAGAATTGATTCAGGGGATTTGGCATATTTATCAAAAAAATGTAGAAAAGAGTTAGATGCTGCAGGATTAAAAAAAGCAAAAATATTTTTAACAAACTCTTTAAATGAATCTTTAATAAAATCTTTAAAAGAACAAGGAGCTTGTGTAGATATATTTGGTGTGGGAGATGCTATTGCTGTAAGTAAATCTAATCCGTGTTTCGGAGGAGTTTATAAAATTGTAGAAATTGATTATAAACCCGTTATAAAACTTTCTGAAGATGTTATAAAAATTTCCAACCCTGGATTTAAAGAGGTATATAGAATTTATGATAGAGAGGGATTTGCATACGCAGATTTAATAACTCTTGTAAATAATGATTCTGATAAAGAAAAGTTACTAAGAGGAGAAGATTTATTAATCAGAGATGAAAAATATGAGTTTAAATCAAGCTTATTGAAAAAGGGAGAATATACATATAAAAAGATAACACGTGAATTTGTAAAAAATGGTGTTGTAATGGAAGAGAGCTCTCAGCTTATGGATGTATTAAATTCAAGAGATTATTATCTTGACTCTTTAAATAAAATATCTGATGAAAGAAAAAGATTAGAAAATCCACATCAATATAAAATAGATTTATCTAAAGATTTGCTTGAATTAAAATATAATTTAATCAAAGAGATTAAAAGTCAAATAAATTAA
- the dtd gene encoding D-aminoacyl-tRNA deacylase, protein MRAVIQRVKHASVSVDNQITGEIKQGFLVLLGVTHTDTEKEVDWLAKKITDLRVFNDSDDKMNLGLKDVDGELLIISQFTLYGNCIKGRRPAFIDAAKPDIANELYEKFLKKCKDLGFKTEAGIFGADMKVELLNDGPVTLIIDTKDCSK, encoded by the coding sequence ATGAGAGCTGTTATACAAAGAGTTAAGCACGCAAGCGTTAGTGTTGATAATCAAATCACTGGTGAGATAAAACAAGGATTTCTTGTACTTTTAGGTGTCACTCATACCGATACTGAAAAAGAAGTTGACTGGTTAGCTAAAAAAATAACCGATTTAAGAGTATTTAATGATTCTGATGACAAAATGAATTTAGGATTAAAAGACGTTGACGGTGAACTTTTAATCATTTCTCAATTTACTCTTTATGGAAATTGTATTAAAGGACGTAGACCTGCATTTATTGATGCTGCTAAACCCGATATAGCTAATGAATTATATGAAAAATTTCTAAAAAAATGTAAAGATCTTGGATTTAAAACTGAGGCTGGTATTTTTGGAGCGGATATGAAAGTTGAACTTTTAAATGATGGTCCAGTTACTTTAATAATCGATACAAAAGATTGTTCAAAATAA
- a CDS encoding alpha-hydroxy-acid oxidizing protein translates to MDIKEIKKNAKERMKDFCILCPECNGRWCAGKVPGMGGAISGGSFQRSYEKLKEVKIAMRTLHGVTDPKLKCNFFGEELSFPAMIAPITGTKFNMGGYVSDEEYSNDIVFGAIDAGTIAMIGDTGDPNCFQVGIDAIKKANGKGIAIIKPRENSEIIKRIKLAEEAGAIAVGIDVDGAGLVTMKLFNQPVGPKTLNDLKEIISSTKLPVIIKGILTVDEAKICVNAGASAIVVSNHGGRCLNETFAPAEVLQEISKAVGNDITILADGAVREGVDILKYLALGADGVLIGRPIIWGSIGGRQEGVKITLETFKSQLYQSMILSGADDVKNFKSFSCILYTKKV, encoded by the coding sequence GTGGATATAAAAGAGATTAAAAAAAATGCAAAGGAAAGAATGAAAGATTTTTGTATATTATGTCCAGAGTGTAATGGTCGATGGTGTGCAGGTAAAGTTCCTGGAATGGGTGGAGCTATTAGTGGTGGAAGCTTTCAAAGATCTTATGAAAAATTAAAAGAGGTCAAAATTGCAATGAGGACTCTACATGGAGTCACTGACCCTAAATTAAAATGTAATTTCTTTGGAGAAGAATTATCTTTTCCAGCTATGATTGCTCCTATAACTGGAACAAAATTCAATATGGGTGGATATGTCAGTGATGAAGAATACTCTAACGATATTGTATTTGGAGCTATCGACGCTGGTACTATAGCTATGATTGGAGATACAGGAGATCCTAATTGTTTTCAAGTAGGAATTGATGCAATAAAGAAGGCTAATGGTAAAGGTATTGCCATAATTAAACCTAGAGAAAATTCTGAAATCATAAAAAGAATCAAACTAGCTGAAGAAGCTGGAGCGATAGCTGTTGGAATTGATGTAGATGGTGCTGGTCTTGTTACGATGAAATTATTTAACCAACCTGTAGGTCCTAAAACTTTAAATGATTTAAAAGAAATTATTTCATCAACAAAGCTTCCTGTTATTATAAAAGGAATTTTAACTGTTGATGAAGCTAAAATATGTGTTAACGCAGGTGCCTCTGCTATTGTTGTTTCTAATCACGGAGGTCGTTGTTTAAATGAAACTTTTGCTCCTGCTGAAGTTTTACAAGAAATATCTAAAGCTGTAGGTAATGATATAACTATCTTAGCCGACGGAGCGGTGAGAGAAGGAGTAGATATTCTTAAATATCTAGCACTTGGAGCTGATGGAGTTTTAATTGGTCGTCCTATAATTTGGGGATCTATTGGAGGTAGACAAGAAGGAGTTAAAATTACTCTTGAAACATTCAAAAGTCAACTTTATCAAAGTATGATACTAAGTGGTGCTGATGATGTTAAAAATTTTAAAAGTTTTTCTTGCATTTTATACACTAAAAAAGTATAA
- the tpx gene encoding thiol peroxidase — protein MERKDVITFGGSPLTLVGKEVIVGDVAPNFTVTKTDLSPLSLNDLKGKTVVISAMPSIDTPVCEMQTIRFNKEAAKLEDVIILTISMDLPFALNRFCGAKDIKNAITTSDYKDREFSHNYGLYIKELGLTSRAVIIIDKNGKIAYTEYLKEITEEPNYDAALEALKKL, from the coding sequence ATGGAAAGAAAAGACGTTATTACATTTGGTGGAAGTCCTTTAACATTAGTTGGAAAAGAGGTTATTGTTGGAGATGTTGCACCTAACTTTACTGTTACAAAAACTGATTTATCACCTCTTTCTCTAAATGATTTAAAAGGAAAGACTGTAGTTATTTCAGCTATGCCATCTATTGATACACCTGTTTGTGAAATGCAAACTATCAGATTTAACAAAGAAGCTGCAAAATTAGAGGATGTTATTATCTTAACTATTTCTATGGATTTACCTTTTGCTTTAAACAGATTCTGTGGAGCTAAAGATATTAAAAATGCTATAACTACTTCAGATTATAAAGATAGAGAGTTTTCACATAACTATGGACTATATATTAAAGAACTTGGATTAACTTCAAGAGCTGTAATTATCATAGATAAAAATGGTAAAATAGCTTACACTGAATATTTAAAAGAGATTACTGAAGAGCCTAATTACGATGCTGCTTTAGAAGCTTTAAAAAAATTATAA
- a CDS encoding DUF368 domain-containing protein — protein MFKNFLKGIVIGVANVLPGVSGGTLAVVLNIYDKLTEAVGNFLTASMEKKIEYAKFLSQIGLGAVIGIVAFAGVISKMYTLYPRGTTIVFLFLILPSIPVILKGEKFFKRDNLFAFFAGVIFTGVFIYITKLFAGEEVVRTTASIFTISYGIKLFFCGIIAAGAMVIPGISGSLLLMIMGEYYNILGYIKSFNILPLGFFAVGTGIGLILVSKGINILLNKYRSYTLNFIVGIIIVSLVQIVETLFIK, from the coding sequence ATGTTTAAAAATTTTTTAAAAGGAATAGTAATAGGAGTTGCAAATGTTTTACCTGGTGTTTCAGGGGGAACACTAGCAGTAGTGTTAAATATTTATGATAAATTAACAGAAGCAGTTGGGAATTTTTTGACAGCTTCAATGGAAAAAAAAATAGAATATGCTAAATTTTTATCACAAATAGGGTTGGGAGCAGTAATTGGAATTGTTGCATTTGCAGGAGTTATTTCTAAAATGTATACGTTATATCCTAGAGGAACAACAATTGTTTTTCTATTTTTGATACTTCCGTCAATTCCAGTAATATTAAAAGGTGAAAAATTTTTTAAAAGAGATAATCTTTTTGCCTTTTTCGCAGGCGTTATATTTACAGGAGTTTTTATATATATAACGAAATTGTTTGCAGGAGAAGAAGTTGTGAGAACAACAGCTTCTATTTTTACAATATCTTATGGAATTAAACTTTTTTTCTGTGGGATAATAGCAGCAGGAGCTATGGTAATACCTGGAATTTCAGGATCTTTATTACTTATGATAATGGGAGAATATTATAATATATTAGGATATATAAAAAGTTTTAATATATTACCATTAGGTTTTTTTGCTGTAGGAACAGGAATAGGATTAATTTTAGTTTCTAAGGGAATAAATATACTGCTTAACAAATATAGAAGTTATACTTTAAACTTTATAGTTGGTATAATAATCGTTTCTTTAGTACAAATAGTAGAAACGTTGTTTATAAAATAA
- a CDS encoding Mu transposase C-terminal domain-containing protein, with translation MKTDEKNRKYKILEPFFKKEKKLREIEKETQISYATLKRWVSQYKDSGEKGLVKKTRVDKNTFKKVNEDVMEHLKALYKEYHTLPVTKLYDKAKNTLSSYNSMISYPTFFRIINNLDENIKQNSIKSVKKDRVYEYAIIQKAIPIPFFNNKNKIFYLTIFYNKENYKIINFIFEEEKRELIKLFNFIQESIIIEGAYPKNISLDERIQGVSKNLLRTIFFKTKISLIQEEADENMMGFVRYIDTDILKEFNKEKPKNIKEISLFIKKYLFIEDNKIEGLNSEEKYKLLYFLHKYKRKVYNSTVRVKNNIYSSSLLKDKEGSVVDIFYNEFSIERVDVYMKDIFIDKAKIIK, from the coding sequence ATGAAAACAGATGAAAAAAATAGAAAATATAAGATACTTGAACCCTTTTTTAAGAAGGAGAAAAAATTAAGAGAGATAGAAAAAGAAACTCAAATCTCTTATGCCACATTAAAAAGATGGGTAAGTCAATATAAAGATTCAGGAGAAAAAGGATTAGTAAAAAAAACTAGGGTAGATAAGAATACTTTTAAAAAAGTAAATGAAGATGTAATGGAACACTTAAAAGCTTTGTATAAAGAATACCACACACTACCAGTAACAAAACTGTATGATAAAGCTAAAAATACCCTCAGTTCTTATAATAGTATGATAAGTTACCCAACTTTTTTTAGAATAATAAACAATTTAGATGAAAATATTAAACAAAATTCTATAAAATCTGTAAAAAAAGATAGGGTGTACGAATATGCTATTATACAAAAAGCGATTCCAATTCCTTTTTTTAATAATAAAAATAAAATTTTTTATTTGACTATTTTTTATAATAAAGAGAATTATAAAATAATAAATTTTATTTTTGAAGAAGAGAAAAGAGAATTAATAAAACTATTTAATTTTATTCAAGAAAGTATTATAATAGAAGGAGCTTATCCTAAAAATATATCTTTGGATGAACGAATTCAAGGAGTTTCTAAAAACTTATTAAGAACAATATTTTTTAAAACTAAAATAAGTCTAATTCAAGAAGAAGCTGACGAAAATATGATGGGATTCGTTAGATATATTGATACAGATATTTTGAAAGAATTTAACAAAGAAAAACCCAAGAATATAAAAGAAATTTCATTGTTTATAAAAAAATATTTATTTATAGAAGATAATAAAATAGAAGGTTTAAATAGTGAAGAGAAATATAAACTTTTATATTTTTTACATAAGTATAAAAGAAAAGTTTATAATAGTACAGTTAGAGTAAAAAATAATATATATAGTAGTTCATTGTTAAAAGATAAAGAGGGCTCTGTTGTAGATATATTCTATAATGAGTTTTCTATAGAAAGAGTTGATGTTTACATGAAGGATATATTTATTGATAAAGCTAAAATAATAAAATAA